A window of Fragaria vesca subsp. vesca linkage group LG7, FraVesHawaii_1.0, whole genome shotgun sequence contains these coding sequences:
- the LOC101301239 gene encoding red chlorophyll catabolite reductase, chloroplastic-like has protein sequence MAVLFRHIFQSPPSALPSSRPLFLCSSSSASSSMDPHPSKFMEFPYVSTPHKNLMVHLVSTVETRLASHLLPSTLPPDVQYYHNDTSTNHAALHIRSALPSSPIDFILGSWIHCQLPTGGALNITSFSSYLNPSTDAPNFLLELIQSSPTSLVLILDLPPRKDLVLHPDYLKTFYEDTKLDTSRQKLEKLAEVKPYFSSSLYIRSVVSPTAILVRVDAVEGGLSLEEIIENHVGPVAEEVLGIWLEQCAFGKREVGENERAELKKRDDLVKKKTIEIDLGSNFPRLFGPDAADRVLGAIRQAYRV, from the exons ATGGCTGTTCTCTTCCGCCACATTTTCCAGTCTCCACCGTCAGCTCTGCCTTCTTCAAGGCCACTCTTCCTCTGCTCCTCCTCATCAGCATCGTCCTCCATGGACCCGCACCCATCAAAGTTCATGGAGTTTCCCTACGTCTCAACTCCCCACAAGAACCTCATGGTTCATCTTGTGTCCACTGTCGAGACCCGCCTCGCCTCCCATCTCCTCCCTTCCACTCTCCCACCCGACGTCCAATACTACCACAACGACACCTCCACTAACCATGCAGCTCTTCACATCCGATCCGCCCTCCCCTCCTCCCCT ATTGATTTCATACTAGGAAGTTGGATTCACTGTCAGCTACCAACAGGTGGAGCATTGAACATTACAAGCTTTTCATCCTATCTCAACCCATCAACAGATGCACCCAATTTCCTACTCGAGTTGATCCAAAGCAGTCCCACTTCACTAGTCCTCATCCTCGACTTGCCTCCTCGAAAAGACCTTGTTCTCCACCCGGACTACCTCAAAACGTTTTATGAGGACACGAAGCTGGACACCTCAAGGCAGAAGCTCGAGAAACTAGCTGAGGTGAAGCCTTACTTCTCCTCATCGCTCTACATCCGCAGCGTCGTGTCTCCTACCGCAATTTTGGTCCGTGTAGATGCAGTAGAGGGAGGGCTAAGCTTAGAGGAGATCATAGAGAACCATGTCGGTCCGGTTGCAGAGGAAGTGTTGGGCATTTGGTTGGAACAATGCGCGTTTGGCAAGAGAGAAGTAGGGGAGAATGAGAGAGCTGAACTAAAGAAGAGGGATGATTTGGTCAAGAAAAAGACTATTGAGATTGATTTGGGATCGAATTTTCCTAGATTGTTTGGACCTGATGCTGCAGATCGAGTATTGGGAGCAATTCGTCAAGCTTATAGGGTATGA
- the LOC101302310 gene encoding DELLA protein RGL1-like, with the protein MANTMFSFGEFNYGGVQDKLGSAVENMEVDNIGGKQVYEAENWGSFGSLCSDYGIYGNSFSDYRKYQQQDQQQQLQPQLISDYGVFDDMQFQYGALSPPLQACLEEIAKLENIPTLVPHVEPPKKELKRDIFPVAGLDLLNNYGSGFKRLNGERIIESNPYAAYTEVKSSKLSTEEIMRVAGARFIRTASQVSASDIPSMLSHPFELSFAGLSDEESRDVELVEFLLASAEKVGYQQYERATKLLTLCEKLCSDRGNPVERVVFYFCEALRDKIDRETGRPAQNKQAFDMEKAMMSPSETSLACHNKIPFGQVAQFAGIQAIVEKVAEAKKVHVIDLEIRSGVQWTVLMQALASRDFPLELLKISAVGTSKEAIQNTGKWLESFAKTMNLPFSFQMVMVPDMLDLKEDMFELDSEETVAVYSQFVLRCMVPQPDRLESVMRVIKSIHPSVTVVTEVEANHNSPVFVTRFIETLFFFSAFFDCVETCIEKNDPIRESLESQYFGNGIKNIVATEGEERKIRHVKIDIWRAFFARYGMEELELSSSSLYQAELVSKKFPCGSSCTITMDGKTLLAGWKGTPLQSLSLWKFV; encoded by the coding sequence ATGGCGAATACTATGTTTTCTTTCGGGGAGTTCAACTATGGTGGAGTTCAGGATAAACTTGGTTCCGCTGTTGAGAATATGGAAGTGGACAACATTGGGGGGAAACAAGTTTATGAAGCAGAAAATTGGGGTAGCTTTGGTTCCCTTTGTTCTGATTATGGAATTTATGGAAATAGCTTCTCAGATTATAGGAAATACCAACAACAGGACCAGCAGCAGCAGCTGCAGCCACAATTGATTTCGGATTATGGGGTCTTTGACGACATGCAGTTTCAGTATGGTGCTCTCTCCCCACCACTTCAAGCATGCTTGGAGGAGATAGCTAAGCTTGAGAATATCCCAACTTTAGTTCCACATGTTGAGCCACCCAAGAAAGAGTTGAAGAGAGACATCTTTCCTGTAGCAGGTCTTGATCTGTTAAACAACTATGGAAGCGGGTTTAAACGTTTGAATGGGGAAAGAATTATTGAGTCAAACCCTTATGCAGCATACACAGAGGTGAAGAGCAGCAAGTTATCAACAGAAGAAATCATGAGGGTGGCAGGAGCAAGGTTCATTCGTACTGCTTCCCAAGTGTCAGCGTCTGATATACCCTCCATGCTTAGCCACCCTTTTGAACTCTCCTTTGCTGGCCTCTCAGATGAGGAGAGTAGAGATGTGGAACTTGTCGAATTCCTTCTTGCTTCTGCTGAGAAAGTAGGATATCAACAGTATGAACGTGCAACAAAGTTGCTTACCCTGTGTGAGAAGTTGTGTTCCGATAGAGGAAATCCGGTTGAACGAGTGGTTTTCTACTTTTGTGAAGCTCTTCGAGACAAGATTGATCGAGAAACCGGAAGACCAGCACAAAACAAGCAGGCATTTGATATGGAGAAGGCAATGATGAGTCCAAGTGAGACTTCCCTTGCATGTCACAACAAAATCCCTTTCGGCCAAGTTGCACAGTTTGCTGGAATTCAAGCCATAGTGGAAAAAGTTGCTGAGGCTAAGAAGGTTCATGTAATTGATCTGGAAATCAGGTCTGGGGTACAATGGACAGTTCTGATGCAAGCCTTAGCATCCCGTGATTTCCCCCTTGAACTTCTCAAGATAAGTGCTGTTGGAACTTCTAAAGAGGCAATTCAGAATACAGGCAAGTGGCTGGAGAGTTTTGCCAAAACCATGAACTTACCCTTTTCTTTCCAAATGGTGATGGTACCAGATATGCTAGATCTCAAAGAAGACATGTTTGAGCTAGATTCTGAGGAAACAGTTGCAGTTTACTCTCAGTTTGTACTGAGGTGCATGGTCCCGCAGCCAGATCGTCTGGAGTCTGTAATGAGAGTGATAAAGAGCATCCATCCATCAGTAACAGTGGTCACCGAAGTTGAGGCGAATCACAACTCACCTGTATTTGTGACCAGATTCATTGAAACACTTTTCTTCTTTAGTGCATTCTTTGACTGCGTGGAAACTTGTATTGAAAAAAATGATCCAATTAGAGAGAGTTTGGAGTCGCAGTACTTTGGAAATGGAATAAAAAATATTGTGGCAACTGAAGGAGAGGAAAGGAAGATACGTCATGTGAAGATTGATATTTGGAGGGCATTTTTTGCCCGGTATGGAATGGAGGAATTGGAGTTAAGCTCATCATCCTTGTACCAAGCTGAGCTGGTGTCTAAGAAATTCCCATGTGGGAGTTCTTGCACCATCACAATGGATGGGAAAACCCTGCTTGCTGGATGGAAAGGAACACCTCTCCAATCTCTCTCTCTTTGGAAATTTGTTTGA
- the LOC101302600 gene encoding DELLA protein GAI1-like, which produces MSSVSRLSTVEVMKVARARFIQFSSQKYADDSIPNHVLGCAPLGLSDQDAKEVELAHLLLAFADKVGKQQYDQARKLQNLCHFLSSNTGNTVQKVVYYFSKALQERTDRETGRITYKSSESKDLLAMHLEKTMACCPAFFACFLELPFYQVTQFAGIQAIVESVASAKRVHFIDLEIRSGGHCTVLMQALASRYEQPIEMLKVTAVGNGTSSRQKLEDTGKRLAQFAEALHLPFTFKIAMVTNINDINEDAFESEDGEATAVYCSLMRSSMISLPDCLETAITALRKLNPCLMVITETEANLYSPVFEDRFNEALFYYGAYYDCLDVCMDSCSPYRRELEETFLAQQIKNIIASEEERIFRHMRIDVWRSLFAKFGMVEVELSLSSLYQADLTAKQFACGKSCTLNMNGKCLTVGWKGTPILSLSAWKFHAVNTKTSKYLM; this is translated from the coding sequence ATGAGTTCTGTGTCTAGATTATCAACTGTAGAAGTAATGAAAGTAGCACGAGCAAGGTTCATCCAATTCTCTTCCCAAAAGTACGCCGATGACTCCATACCTAATCATGTTTTAGGCTGTGCTCCCCTAGGTCTCTCGGACCAGGACGCCAAAGAGGTTGAGCTTGCACACCTTCTTTTAGCTTTTGCAGACAAGGTTGGAAAGCAACAATATGATCAGGCAAGAAAACTGCAGAATCTATGCCATTTCCTATCTTCCAACACTGGAAATACTGTTCAGAAAGTTGTTTATTATTTTTCAAAAGCTCTTCAAGAGAGGACAGATAGGGAAACTGGGAGAATCACATATAAGAGCTCAGAAAGTAAGGATCTACTTGCAATGCATTTAGAAAAGACAATGGCTTGTTGTCCTGCTTTCTTTGCTTGTTTCCTAGAACTTCCCTTCTACCAAGTAACTCAGTTTGCTGGGATCCAAGCAATTGTTGAAAGTGTAGCATCAGCCAAAAGAGTTCATTTCATTGACCTTGAGATCAGAAGTGGGGGGCACTGCACAGTATTGATGCAAGCTCTTGCGTCAAGATATGAGCAACCAATAGAGATGCTCAAAGTTACTGCAGTGGGAAATGGAACTTCATCAAGACAAAAGCTTGAGGACACTGGCAAAAGGTTGGCTCAGTTTGCTGAGGCATTACACTTGCCCTTTACCTTCAAAATAGCAATGGTGACAAACATTAACGATATCAATGAAGATGCCTTCGAGTCTGAGGATGGTGAAGCAACTGCAGTCTACTGTTCTTTAATGCGAAGCAGCATGATAAGTCTACCGGATTGCTTGGAAACTGCAATAACAGCGCTCAGAAAGCTCAATCCATGTCTGATGGTGATCACAGAAACCGAAGCGAATCTCTATTCACCAGTTTTCGAAGACCGTTTCAATGAAGCACTCTTCTACTATGGTGCTTATTATGATTGCCTTGATGTCTGTATGGATAGTTGCAGTCCATACAGGAGGGAATTAGAAGAGACATTTTTGGCACAACAGATCAAAAATATTATCGCGAGTGAAGAAGAGAGGATATTCAGGCACATGAGGATTGATGTTTGGAGGAGTTTGTTTGCAAAGTTTGGAATGGTGGAAGTGGAGCTTAGCTTGTCATCGTTGTACCAAGCAGACCTTACTGCTAAGCAATTTGCATGCGGGAAATCATGCACATTGAATATGAATGGGAAATGCCTAACCGTTGGATGGAAAGGAACACCAATTCTCTCTCTTTCTGCTTGGAAATTCCATGCAGTCAATACCAAGACTTCTAAATATCTCATGTAA